In one Halichondria panicea chromosome 4, odHalPani1.1, whole genome shotgun sequence genomic region, the following are encoded:
- the LOC135334974 gene encoding uncharacterized protein LOC135334974 isoform X1, whose translation MAMYIVLLSLLLLHFNEGHVMIQFDERQKIIRENDAGEIHVSITGQRARAISITVTPITFSEFTGQLPSEYTPDSLPDPAEVEDFMFNKAEIILPSFKVDTGTTVFSVEISLFDDVVNEKDEGFWLLIEVQNRDDMTIERSGLALVIIKDNDPISIGFALPVYETIEQNGLVDDLVFIVKDGNVKSEQVLKILVMATSGSADMGIDFSASSMTELEFQPEDEEVPFSFQVNEDQILEGVEYFPLSLSMDESQLGLQLGAITDAMVNIQDNDGQGSQGAEAPVMRTSPPCPPNQLGQGSQGAEAPVMRTSPPCPPNQLGQGSQGAEAPVMRTSPPCPPNQLGQGSQGAEAPVMRTSPPCPSNQLGQGSQGGEAPVMRTSPPCPPNQLGQGSQGAEAPVMRTSPPCPSNQLGQGSQGGEAPVMRTSPPCPSNQLGQGAEAPVMRTSPPCPPNQLGQGSQGAEAPVMRTSPPCPPNQLGQGSQGGEAPVMRTSPPCPPNQLGQGSQGAEAPVMRTSPPCPSNQLGQGSQGGEAPVMRTSPPCPSNQLGQGAEAPVMRTSPPCPPNQLGQGAEAPVMRTSPPCPPNQLGQRKQTRGRVDIQERDDESSQSTAQRSSSCKLTKYNIQTLSKMSIVILYLI comes from the exons ATGGCCATGTatattgttttgctctctctACTTCTCCTTCATTTCAACGAAG GACATGTGATGATTCAATTTGATGAGAGGCAAAAAATTATTCGTGAAAATGATGCTGGAGAAATCCACGTTAGTATAACTGGACAGAGGGCAAGGGCCATCAGTATAACAGTTACGCCAATCACCTTCAGTGAATTCACCGGCCAACTGCCCTCTGAATATACCCCGGATTCCCTCCCAGATCCAGCAGAGG ttgAGGACTTCATGTTCAACAAGGCCGAAATTATCTTGCCCTCATTCAAAGTTGATACTGGAACAACAGTTTTCTCTGTTGAAATATCTCTTTTTGACGATGTTGTAAACGAAAAGGATGAGGGTTTCTGGCTTTTGATTGAGGTGCAGAATCGAGATGATATGACAATTGAGAGGAGTGGATTAGCTCTTGTTATAATCAAAGATAATGATC ccATCAGTATTGGATTTGCTCTACCAGTGTACGAAACAATCGAACAAAATGGGCTGGTTGACGACCTCGTGTTTATCGTGAAGGACGGCAATGTGAAGTCTGAGCAGGTGCTTAAAATCCTCGTCATGGCTACATCTGGTTCAGCTGATATGG GGATCGATTTCTCGGCTTCAAGTATGACTGAATTAGAATTCCAACCTGAAGATGAGGAGGTCCCATTCTCATTCCAAGTTAATGAGGACCAGATTCTAGAAGGAGTTGAGTATTTTCCACTGTCTTTATCAATGGACGAGAGCCAACTAGGACTGCAATTGGGTGCTATAACTGATGCTATGGTGAACATTCAGGATAATgatg GTCAGGGAAGTCAAGGAGCAGAAGCTCCAGTGATGAGGACGAGTCCACCCTGCCCACCGAATCAGCTAGGTCAGGGAAGTCAAGGAGCAGAAGCTCCAGTGATGAGGACGAGTCCACCCTGCCCACCGAATCAGCTAGGTCAGGGAAGTCAAGGAGCAGAAGCTCCAGTGATGAGGACGAGTCCACCCTGCCCACCGAATCAGCTAGGTCAGGGAAGTCAAGGAGCAGAAGCTCCAGTGATGAGGACGAGTCCACCATGCCCATCGAATCAGCTAGGTCAGGGAAGTCAAGGAGGAGAAGCTCCAGTGATGAGGACGAGTCCACCCTGCCCACCGAATCAGCTAGGTCAGGGAAGTCAAGGAGCAGAAGCTCCAGTGATGAGGACGAGTCCACCATGCCCATCGAATCAGCTAGGTCAGGGAAGTCAAGGAGGAGAAGCTCCAGTGATGAGGACGAGTCCACCCTGCCCATCGAATCAGCTAGGTCAAGGAGCAGAAGCTCCAGTAATGAGGACGAGTCCACCCTGCCCACCGAATCAGCTAGGTCAAGGAAGTCAAGGAGCAGAAGCTCCAGTGATGAGGACGAGTCCACCCTGCCCACCGAATCAGCTAGGTCAGGGAAGTCAAGGAGGAGAAGCTCCAGTGATGAGGACGAGTCCACCCTGCCCACCGAATCAGCTAGGTCAGGGAAGTCAAGGAGCAGAAGCTCCAGTGATGAGGACGAGTCCACCATGCCCATCGAATCAGCTAGGTCAGGGAAGTCAAGGAGGAGAAGCTCCAGTGATGAGGACGAGTCCACCCTGCCCATCGAATCAGCTAGGTCAAGGAGCAGAAGCTCCAGTAATGAGGACGAGTCCACCCTGCCCACCGAATCAGCTAGGTCAAGGAGCAGAAGCTCCAGTGATGAGGACAAGTCCACCCTGCCCACCGAATCAACTAGGCCAAAGAAAACAAACAAGAGGAAGGGTAGACATTCAAGAGCGGGATGACGAGAGTTCACAGTCCACCGCACAGAGAAGTAGCTCATGCAAACTTACTAAATATAATATACAAACTTTATCTAAAATGTCTATTGTGATCTTATACCTGATTTAA
- the LOC135334974 gene encoding uncharacterized protein LOC135334974 isoform X2 has protein sequence MAMYIVLLSLLLLHFNEGHVMIQFDERQKIIRENDAGEIHVSITGQRARAISITVTPITFSEFTGQLPSEYTPDSLPDPAEVEDFMFNKAEIILPSFKVDTGTTVFSVEISLFDDVVNEKDEGFWLLIEVQNRDDMTIERSGLALVIIKDNDPISIGFALPVYETIEQNGLVDDLVFIVKDGNVKSEQVLKILVMATSGSADMGIDFSASSMTELEFQPEDEEVPFSFQVNEDQILEGVEYFPLSLSMDESQLGLQLGAITDAMVNIQDNDARSGKSRSRSSSDEDESTLPTESARSGKSRSRSSSDEDESTLPTESARSGKSRSRSSSDEDESTLPTESARSGKSRSRSSSDEDESTMPIESARSGKSRRRSSSDEDESTLPTESARSGKSRSRSSSDEDESTMPIESARSGKSRRRSSSDEDESTLPIESARSRSRSSSNEDESTLPTESARSRKSRSRSSSDEDESTLPTESARSGKSRRRSSSDEDESTLPTESARSGKSRSRSSSDEDESTMPIESARSGKSRRRSSSDEDESTLPIESARSRSRSSSNEDESTLPTESARSRSRSSSDEDKSTLPTESTRPKKTNKRKGRHSRAG, from the exons ATGGCCATGTatattgttttgctctctctACTTCTCCTTCATTTCAACGAAG GACATGTGATGATTCAATTTGATGAGAGGCAAAAAATTATTCGTGAAAATGATGCTGGAGAAATCCACGTTAGTATAACTGGACAGAGGGCAAGGGCCATCAGTATAACAGTTACGCCAATCACCTTCAGTGAATTCACCGGCCAACTGCCCTCTGAATATACCCCGGATTCCCTCCCAGATCCAGCAGAGG ttgAGGACTTCATGTTCAACAAGGCCGAAATTATCTTGCCCTCATTCAAAGTTGATACTGGAACAACAGTTTTCTCTGTTGAAATATCTCTTTTTGACGATGTTGTAAACGAAAAGGATGAGGGTTTCTGGCTTTTGATTGAGGTGCAGAATCGAGATGATATGACAATTGAGAGGAGTGGATTAGCTCTTGTTATAATCAAAGATAATGATC ccATCAGTATTGGATTTGCTCTACCAGTGTACGAAACAATCGAACAAAATGGGCTGGTTGACGACCTCGTGTTTATCGTGAAGGACGGCAATGTGAAGTCTGAGCAGGTGCTTAAAATCCTCGTCATGGCTACATCTGGTTCAGCTGATATGG GGATCGATTTCTCGGCTTCAAGTATGACTGAATTAGAATTCCAACCTGAAGATGAGGAGGTCCCATTCTCATTCCAAGTTAATGAGGACCAGATTCTAGAAGGAGTTGAGTATTTTCCACTGTCTTTATCAATGGACGAGAGCCAACTAGGACTGCAATTGGGTGCTATAACTGATGCTATGGTGAACATTCAGGATAATgatg CTAGGTCAGGGAAGTCAAGGAGCAGAAGCTCCAGTGATGAGGACGAGTCCACCCTGCCCACCGAATCAGCTAGGTCAGGGAAGTCAAGGAGCAGAAGCTCCAGTGATGAGGACGAGTCCACCCTGCCCACCGAATCAGCTAGGTCAGGGAAGTCAAGGAGCAGAAGCTCCAGTGATGAGGACGAGTCCACCCTGCCCACCGAATCAGCTAGGTCAGGGAAGTCAAGGAGCAGAAGCTCCAGTGATGAGGACGAGTCCACCATGCCCATCGAATCAGCTAGGTCAGGGAAGTCAAGGAGGAGAAGCTCCAGTGATGAGGACGAGTCCACCCTGCCCACCGAATCAGCTAGGTCAGGGAAGTCAAGGAGCAGAAGCTCCAGTGATGAGGACGAGTCCACCATGCCCATCGAATCAGCTAGGTCAGGGAAGTCAAGGAGGAGAAGCTCCAGTGATGAGGACGAGTCCACCCTGCCCATCGAATCAGCTAGGTCAAGGAGCAGAAGCTCCAGTAATGAGGACGAGTCCACCCTGCCCACCGAATCAGCTAGGTCAAGGAAGTCAAGGAGCAGAAGCTCCAGTGATGAGGACGAGTCCACCCTGCCCACCGAATCAGCTAGGTCAGGGAAGTCAAGGAGGAGAAGCTCCAGTGATGAGGACGAGTCCACCCTGCCCACCGAATCAGCTAGGTCAGGGAAGTCAAGGAGCAGAAGCTCCAGTGATGAGGACGAGTCCACCATGCCCATCGAATCAGCTAGGTCAGGGAAGTCAAGGAGGAGAAGCTCCAGTGATGAGGACGAGTCCACCCTGCCCATCGAATCAGCTAGGTCAAGGAGCAGAAGCTCCAGTAATGAGGACGAGTCCACCCTGCCCACCGAATCAGCTAGGTCAAGGAGCAGAAGCTCCAGTGATGAGGACAAGTCCACCCTGCCCACCGAATCAACTAGGCCAAAGAAAACAAACAAGAGGAAGGGTAGACATTCAAGAGCGGGATGA
- the LOC135334751 gene encoding uromodulin-like gives MHTVASPSLSLSVVIILFPYVLEPPTTPAPTTSAPTSSPGECMVDSDCGDRASCQNGPFGTTCICNDGFSGDGQTCPDIDECTAGTDECGDDSTCLNTLGTYLCRCNTGFRRGSSRFECEDKNECVAYPTICGSQRQCVNTPGSYQCVRDEAIPCSRSSLKSRKSKKRKGANRDQNDESSESTSTSSSSSSSSSSSSSSSSSSSSRSRSSSSRSGSSIVLVNYTD, from the exons ATGCATACTGTTGCATCTCCTTCCTTGTCATTATCTGTTGTGATTATTTTATTTCCCTATGTTCTAGAACCTCCCACCACCCCTGCCCCCACAACCTCCGCCCCCACCTCCTCCCCTGGAGAGTGTATGGTGGACAGTGACTGCGGTGACCGGGCCTCTTGTCAAAACGGGCCCTTTGGTACCACCTGTATCTGCAACGATGGTTTCTCGGGAGATGGACAAACATGTCCTG atatcgACGAGTGTACAGCTGGGACGGACGAGTGTGGTGATGACTCTACCTGTCTCAACACTCTGGGTACTTACTTGTGTCGATGTAACACAGGCTTCAGAAGAGGGAGTTCGAGATTTGAGTGTGAAG ACAAAAATGAATGTGTTGCCTACCCAACTATATGTGGCTCACAGAGGCAATGTGTCAACACTCCTGGTAGCTACCAATGTGTTCGAG ATGAGGCCATCCCTTGTAGCAGAAGTAGTTTGAAGTCAAGAAAGAGCAAGAAGAGGAAGGGTGC GAACAGAGATCAGAATGACGAGAGTTCAGAGTCCACCAGTACAAGTAGTTCAAGTAGTTCAAGCTCAAGTTCTTCATCCAGTAGTTCAAGCAGTTCAAGTTCACGTTCACGTTCTTCATCCAGTAGAAGTGGTTCAAGTATAGTTCTAGTTAACTATACAGACTGA
- the LOC135334997 gene encoding uncharacterized protein LOC135334997 — MNSCYNSCIVEDFNHDAIIPTFNDGVFTVDISSLIDDDVNERNEGFWLLIEVQNEDEMTIEFERSGLALVIIEDNDPISIGFSLPVYETMEQNGLVDDLVFIMKDGNVKSEQMLKVIVLTASGSVDMGDDFSAQTMIEIVFQPEDVAMSFPFQVNEDNITEGVEYFPLFLLMDEIQPGLQLSAISDAMVNIQDNDDEEMCSRDSDCGDRASCQNRTCICNNGFSGDGQTCTDINECLLDILNDCSSTAECSNLPGSFTCS; from the exons atgaactcttgctatAATTCATGCATAGTTGAGGACTTCAACCACGATGCTATTATCCCAACATTCAATGATGGAGTTTTCACTGTTGACATATCATCTCTAATTGACGATGATGTAAACGAAAGGAATGAGGGTTTCTGGCTTTTGATTGAAGTACAGAATGAAGATGAGATGACAATTGAATTTGAGAGGAGTGGATTAGCTCTTGTTATAATCGAAGATAATGATC CCATCAGTATTGGATTTTCTCTACCAGTGTACGAAACAATGGAACAAAATGGGCTGGTTGACGACCTCGTGTTTATCATGAAGGACGGCAATGTGAAGTCTGAGCAGATGCTTAAAGTCATTGTCCTGACTGCATCTGGCTCAGTTGATATGG GGGATGACTTCTCGGCACAAACTATGATAGAGATAGTGTTTCAACCTGAAGATGTGGCAATGTCATTCCCATTCCAAGTTAATGAGGATAATATTACAGAAGGAGTTGAGTATTTTCCACTGTTTTTATTAATGGATGAGATCCAGCCAGGACTGCAATTGAGTGCTATATCTGATGCTATGGTGAACATTCaggataatgatg ATGAGGAAATGTGCTCTCGAGACAGTGACTGTGGTGACCGGGCCTCCTGTCAAAATAGAACCTGTATCTGTAACAATGGTTTCTCTGGAGATGGTCAAACATGTACTG ACATTAACGAGTGCTTATTGGATATACTGAACGATTGCTCCTCTACTGCCGAGTGTAGCAACCTACCTGGCAGTTTCACCTGCTCTTGA
- the LOC135334988 gene encoding uncharacterized protein LOC135334988, with the protein MSTYIVLLSLLLIHFNEGRVTIKFDERQTTIRENDCGEIHVSITGQRARALCITVRPITFSEFTGQLPSEYPPESLPDPAEVEDFNHGAITLPSFNGGAGATVFTVDISSLIDDDVNERNEGFWLLIEVQNEDHVTIERSGLALVIIKDNDPISIGFALPVLYETMEQNGIVDDLVFVVKDGNVKSEQVLKILVMATSGSADMGVDFSALRLTELVFQPEDEAVPFPFHLYEDQIPEGVEHFPLFLSLDESQPGLQLSALSDTMVKIQDNNGNECDDTRLNDCAPNALCERTSDGHVCSCPPGFVGFPMVVCVDVDECSTPILNSCTPANLCVNTPGSFKCTCPPGDNRCISDKEMCSRDSDCVDRASCQNRPLGRCVCNDGFSGDGRTCTDIDECTAGTDECGDNSDCINTLGSYMCRCNTGFKLGSSNFECEDKDECAIYPNICENTEQCVNTPGSYECRVLNEATPRSRPNKKRRKSRKSKSTRMDQ; encoded by the exons ATGTCCACATatattgttttgctctctctACTTCTCATTCACTTCAACGAAG GACGTGTAACTATTAAATTTGATGAGAGGCAAACAACCATTCGTGAAAATGATTGTGGAGAAATCCATGTTAGCATAACTGGACAGAGGGCAAGGGCCCTTTGTATAACAGTTAGGCCAATTACCTTCAGTGAATTCACCGGCCAACTGCCTTCTGAATATCCTCCGGAATCCCTCCCAGATCCAGCAGAGG ttgaAGACTTCAACCATGGTGCTATTACCTTGCCCTCATTCAATGGTGGTGCTGGAGCTACAGTTTTTACTGTTGACATATCATCTCTAATTGACGATGATGTAAACGAAAGGAATGAAGGTTTCTGGCTTTTGATTGAAGTGCAGAATGAAGATCATGTGACAATTGAGAGGAGCGGATTAGCTCTTGTTATAATTAAGGACAATGATC ccATTAGTATTGGATTTGCTCTACCAGTGTTGTACGAAACAATGGAACAAAATGGGATAGTTGACGACCTCGTGTTTGTCGTGAAGGACGGCAATGTGAAGTCTGAGCAGGTGCTTAAAATCCTCGTCATGGCTACATCTGGTTCAGCTGATATGG gggTCGACTTCTCGGCTTTACGTCTGACTGAGTTAGTGTTCCAac CTGAAGATGAGGCAGTCCCATTTCCATTCCACTTGTATGAGGATCAGATTCCAGAAGGAGTTGAGCATTTTCCACTGTTTTTATCATTGGATGAGAGCCAACCAGGACTGCAATTGAGTGCCCTATCTGATACTATGGTGAAAATTCAGGATAATAATG GTAATGAGTGTGATGATACAAGACTTAATGACTGTGCCCCAAATGCCTTGTGTGAGCGTACTAGTGATGGTCACGTCTGTTCATGCCCTCCTGGATTTGTTGGGTTTCCaatggttgtttgtgttg ATGTTGATGAGTGCTCCACACCTATCCTTAATAGCTGCACTCCAGCCAACCTATGTGTCAACACTCCAGGGAGCTTCAAGTGCACCTGCCCTCCTGGAGATAATCGGTGTA TTTCAGATAAGGAAATGTGTTCTCGAGACAGTGACTGTGTTGACCGTGCCTCCTGCCAAAACAGGCCCCTTGGCAGATGTGTCTGTAACGATGGTTTCTCTGGAGATGGACGAACATGTACTG ATATTGACGAGTGTACAGCTGGGACGGACGAGTGTGGGGACAACTCTGATTGTATAAACACTCTGGGCTCTTACATGTGTCGATGTAACACAGGGTTCAAATTAGGGAGTTCCAACTTTGAGTGTGAAG ACAAAGATGAATGTGCTATATACCCTAATATATGTGAGAACACTGAGCAATGTGTCAACACTCCTGGTAGCTACGAATGCCGTGTCCTGA ATGAGGCCACCCCTCGTAGCCGACCAAACAAGAAAAGGAGGAAGAGCCGGAAGAGTAAGAGTACGAGGATGGACCAATGA
- the LOC135334976 gene encoding uncharacterized protein LOC135334976: MATYIAAIVLLSLLLIHFNKGLVTIKFDESQTTIRENDAGEIHVRITGRRPEAISITVTPITFSKFTDPLPSEFLSESLPDPAEVEDFSQDAITLPTFEFNGGTGVFPVDISLIDDDVNERDEGFWLLIEVQNQHNITIERSGLALVIIKDNDPISIGFALPVYETIEQNGLVDDLVFIVKDGNVKSEQVLKVIVMATSGSADMGVDFLTSRLTELVFQPEDEAVSFPFHLYEDLILEEVENFPLFLLLNESQPGLYLDVAVVIIQDNDDADVNECADPSLNSCSSNAMCINSPGGFDCSCPLGFVGEPTVDCQDLDECALDILNNCPDNSECNNIPGSFTCTCTTGFIMQGNLCVDINECAQSPCASIAMCVNTDGSFTCSCPPGFTGDGSTCTDRNECLDPSLNLCTTISTCVNNIGSYSCMCPNGYFSSFDRFGCNDINECLWDILNDCSSTAECSNLPGSFTCSCLPGLIGDGRTCEEPPTTPTPTTSAPTSSPGECMMDSDCGDRASCQDGPFGTTCICNNGFYGDGQHASISTSVQLGRTSVVMTLPASTIWVLTCADVTEGSKKGARDLSVKTKMNVLPTQLYVAHRGNVSTLLVATNVSGMKPPLVAEGRNTRRG, encoded by the exons ATGGCCACGTATATTGCAgcaattgttttgctctctctACTTCTCATTCACTTCAACAAAG GACTTGTAACGATTAAATTTGATGAGAGCCAAACAACCATTCGTGAAAATGATGCTGGAGAAATCCATGTTAGGATAACTGGACGGAGGCCAGAGGCCATCAGTATTACAGTTACGCCAATTACCTTCAGTAAATTCACTGATCCTCTACCCTCGGAATTTCTCTCAGAATCCCTCCCAGATCCAGCAGAgg ttgaGGACTTCAGCCAGGATGCTATCACCTTGCCCACATTCGAATTCAATGGTGGTACTGGAGTTTTCCCTGTTGACATCTCTCTAATCGATGATGATGTAAACGAAAGGGATGAGGGTTTCTGGCTTTTGATTGAGGTGCAGAATCAACATAATATAACAATTGAGAGGAGTGGATTAGCTCTTGTTATAATCAAAGATAATGATC CCATCAGTATTGGATTTGCTCTACCAGTGTACGAAACAATCGAACAAAATGGGCTGGTTGACGACCTCGTGTTTATCGTGAAGGACGGCAATGTGAAGTCTGAGCAGGTGCTTAAAGTCATCGTCATGGCTACATCTGGTTCAGCTGATATGG GGGTCGACTTCTTGACTTCACGTCTGACTGAGTTGGTGTTCCAACCTGAAGATGAGGCGGTCTCATTCCCATTCCACTTGTATGAGGATCTGATTCTAGAAGAAGTAGAGAATTTTCCActgtttttattgttgaatgaGAGCCAACCAGGACTGTATTTGGATGTTGCTGTGGTGATAATTCAGGATAATGATG ATGCAGATGTTAACGAGTGTGCTGATCCAAGCCTCAACAGCTGTTCCTCCAACGCCATGTGTATCAACTCACCAGGAGGCTTTGACTGCTCTTGTCCCCTCGGCTTTGTTGGTGAACCCACAGTTGACTGTCAGG ATTTAGACGAGTGTGCCCTAGACATTCTCAACAACTGCCCTGACAACTCTGAGTGTAATAACATACCTGGATCTTTTACCTGTACCTGTACAACTGGTTTTATTATGCAAGGCaacttgtgtgtgg ATATCAATGAGTGTGCACAAAGCCCATGTGCCTCCATTGCGATGTGTGTCAACACAGACGGTAGCTTCACCTGTTCCTGTCCTCCTGGGTTCACTGGAGATGGAAGTACTTGTACAG ATCGCAATGAGTGTCTGGATCCATCTCTTAATCTCTGTACTACAATTTCCACGTGTGTTAATAACATCGGGAGCTATAGTTGTATGTGTCCGAATGGATACTTTTCCAGTTTTGACAGATTTGGCTGTAATG ACATTAACGAGTGCTTGTGGGATATACTGAACGATTGCTCCTCTACTGCCGAGTGTAGCAACCTACCTGGCAGTTTCACCTGCTCTTGTCTCCCTGGGTTAATTGGAGATGGAAGAACCTGTGAAG AACCTCCCACCACCCCTACCCCCACAACCTCCGCCCCCACATCCTCCCCTGGAGAGTGTATGATGGACAGTGACTGCGGTGACCGGGCCTCTTGTCAAGACGGGCCCTTTGGTACCACCTGTATCTGCAACAATGGTTTCTATGGAGATGGACAACATGCATCG atatcgACGAGTGTACAGCTGGGACGGACGAGTGTGGTGATGACTCTACCTGCCTCAACAATCTGGGTacttacttgtgccgatgtaaCAGAGGGTTCAAAAAAGGGAGCTCGAGATTTGAGTGTGAAG ACAAAAATGAATGTGTTGCCTACCCAACTATATGTGGCTCACAGAGGCAATGTGTCAACACTCCTGGTAGCTACCAATGTGTCCGGG ATGAAGCCACCCCTCGTAGCAGAAGGACGAAACACACGAAGAGGATAA